The following coding sequences are from one Diadema setosum chromosome 9, eeDiaSeto1, whole genome shotgun sequence window:
- the LOC140232497 gene encoding pyruvate dehydrogenase [acetyl-transferring]-phosphatase 1, mitochondrial-like — protein sequence MYNNHTMAQIMYNVLACPGKHTKLILLSSQCCGFGNFSRRHFFNSSRSTSKQLMIWRQISQRSANIFSADRIRGSSIHTRKLLQVYRDECLRQHRKLSSTSTLFVPWHSSPVMTPEQTSEILQQNAVSVHFEEEPKRNLLQRFDSNQLFSNKPGEDRRAVAECLFTDGMLFGVFDGHGGTACAQAVSERLFNYIAAEILPFQLLPQIVRQLKSGELQDLVRWYRHPNEYRLQVTAKLYHDSLVRYMQANLSVDIVDDDSVADVLKTAFDRLDKDLSTEATRAMTEELGIEPVLNAVAGSCACVAYLQDRDLYVGNIGDCRAVLGRSMGDGQWDAVRLSVDHNAQNTSEVERIKSVHPPDESATIIKNGRLLAELIPLRAFGNIRFKWTTAMQQRLLRSAIGFIPPKHFHTPPYLISTPEVIHHRITDDDKFLILASDGLWDMLSCEKAVQLVGAHMKSMKASGPYKPASSQNLGNIMCNLKERMDILKSLDTNSATHLIRYALCGVANGFDLNRLAQVLSLPDATARQHRDDMTVIVIYFNS from the coding sequence atgtacaataaccATACAATGGCCCAGATCATGTATAATGTACTGGCTTGTCCTGGCAAACATACCAAATTAATTCTGCTTTCATCTCAATGTTGTGGCTTTGGAAACTTTAGCAGACGACACTTTTTCAACTCTTCCAGATCCACTTCAAAACAGCTGATGATATGGAGACAAATTAGCCAAAGAAGTGCAAACATCTTTAGCGCAGATCGAATTCGAGGGTCATCTATCCATACAAGAAAGCTGCTGCAAGTGTACAGAGATGAATGTTTACGGCAGCATCGGAAGTTGTCGTCAACATCCACACTATTTGTCCCATGGCACTCCAGCCCCGTCATGACCCCAGAGCAGACCAGCGAGATCCTTCAGCAGAATGCTGTGAGTGTGCATTTTGAAGAAGAACCTAAACGCAATCTTTTGCAGAGATTTGATAGCAATCAGCTCTTTTCCAACAAGCCAGGCGAGGACCGCAGAGCAGTAGCAGAATGTCTTTTCACGGATGGTATGCTGTTTGGTGTCTTTGATGGTCATGGCGGGACTGCCTGTGCCCAGGCGGTCAGTGAGCGCCTCTTCAACTACATAGCAGCAGAGATACTTCCCTTTCAGTTGTTGCCCCAGATCGTGAGGCAGCTAAAGAGTGGAGAGCTTCAAGATCTGGTGAGATGGTACAGGCACCCAAATGAATACCGACTGCAAGTGACTGCCAAACTTTATCATGACAGTCTTGTACGCTACATGCAAGCAAATCTCTCTGTAGATATTGTAGATGATGATAGTGTTGCAGATGTCCTGAAAACAGCCTTTGATCGTCTAGACAAAGATCTGTCAACAGAAGCGACACGAGCAATGACGGAAGAGTTGGGTATAGAGCCTGTTTTGAATGCAGTGGCAGGgtcgtgtgcgtgtgtggcCTACTTGCAGGATCGAGACTTGTATGTTGGAAATATTGGCGACTGTCGAGCAGTGCTTGGCCGCAGCATGGGAGATGGCCAGTGGGATGCTGTCCGCTTGTCTGTGGACCATAATGCCCAGAACACAAGCGAAGTGGAGCGCATCAAATCTGTACACCCACCAGATGAATCGGCTACAATCATCAAGAATGGACGGCTGTTGGCAGAGCTGATCCCCCTTCGAGCCTTCGGCAACATCCGCTTCAAGTGGACCACAGCCATGCAGCAGAGACTCCTCCGCTCAGCCATCGGCTTCATCCCTCCCAAGCACTTTCACACGCCCCCTTACCTGATTTCCACGCCAGAGGTGATACATCACCGCATCACGGATGACGACAAGTTTCTCATCCTCGCCTCGGACGGCCTGTGGGACATGCTGTCTTGCGAGAAGGCAGTACAGCTGGTAGGTGCTCACATGAAGTCCATGAAGGCTTCGGGCCCCTACAAGCCTGCATCTTCGCAGAATTTGGGGAACATCATGTGCAATCTCAAGGAGAGGATGGACATTCTAAAGTCCCTGGACACTAATTCAGCTACCCACCTCATCCGCTATGCCCTCTGTGGCGTAGCAAATGGCTTCGACCTGAACCGACTAGCGCAAGTCCTCAGCCTTCCTGATGCCACAGCCCGACAGCACAGAGACGACATGACAGTGATAGTTATCTACTTCAACTCTTGA
- the LOC140233553 gene encoding GPI ethanolamine phosphate transferase 3-like, which translates to MNLSRALFATLIWISFLYFGGMYLFTKGFLLTRVEIAEKSEDECSSHAGTSGTESASSRGQEGASCKQPVRFKRAIVLLIDALRYDFALYNQSILLSDAAPFQNRLPVIHEMVSKHPEQAVLFRSLADPPTTTLQRLKGIITGSLPTFVDAGQNFASFEISEDNIVDQLVRAGRKVVFMGDDTWMNLFKDKFHKAFPFPSFNVKDLHTVDEGILTHLLPEVRRKDWDVIIAHFLGVDHCGHWLGPYHPSMAKKLSQMNSVIESVMQKLEEDTILFVLGDHGMTKTGDHGGDSPEERSAALFVYSSRQFIDSTDITGKKIPDTVSQIDFVPTLSLLLGVPIPFSSLGSIITPLFSLTPSRADSESESKGLPAPLRKGFHRVEALRTNARQINLYIKSYAEVAGEFPSDVHSGLREVFEETEKKFLHFTKLINSGSPAVITSGSLDEIEEDYKKYIVGVREMCHGVWAKFEMVYVYEGVLLVVLAIAASIVIVFMQQYADADQADAFLESLLQKILLWTGCALIGGIFLGVTSLPRATTLVFIPAMASVVALLSHLVDEVSSIDTSKVWRSCTLSSLLQVLFVLSPLLLHSALLTSDSFVINEGKAVVFLVQSAILFPLLAYSLRRYDTFFADKPKGRSAFSFGKLIHGPNLRVILLGLAAMTCVRLSSVFVSCREEQYWCTPSNFLQPLTALPSELSDFRGHRYLLSIACIAALPSFLIYFLNRQGNLSGSTGQVHAIRYALPLASICICMYWGQQAIPPKMQEQTPPWQQVVFPQVMYAMIIAAAITQWVWPLNLLIVRRTRSTNNTPSTNSAVRPTRGNQGEVTHRTNNSRHRDSSTATEESDSLHRNDRDVEGEPPPLVYGLANVFSASYLHVTVALALLIAILNCDGVAPSVLLMVIEGLLYLEIYAGTRRKQLAPLRAMSNLYRIGFFRVPWYVTAGWSVMATQYFFATGHQATFTAIKFESAYTGFDGDFPRYLYIIPATLVSLNTFGAQIFFAATLPLILIWPFTRGLWATGQKVNSEEEQQGELNLHTYSAEAMRALFQTCLMFLVFQACDLMGTMVAAAILRRHLMAWSVFAPRFIFQGVSFCLVTPTVLITFLFFTNIKRCLSRWVESIASD; encoded by the exons ATGAATCTTTCACGGGCACTATTTGCCACACTCATTTGGATCTCATTCCTGTATTTTGGAGGGATGTATCTGTTCACCAAAGGTTTTCTGCTAACTCGTGTCGAGATAGCAGAGAAGAGCGAGGATGAATGCTCCTCTCACGCCGGAACGTCGGGCACGGAGTCTGCCAGCAGTAGGGGTCAGGAAGGTGCAAGCTGTAAACAACCAGTCCGGTTCAAAAGAGCGATAGTATTGCTAATCGATGCGCTTAGATACGATTTTGCACTCTACAATCAGTCTATTTTGCTGTCAGACGCTGCTCCTTTTCAAAATAGACTACCAGTGATACATGAAATGgtctccaaacacccagagcaGGCAGTATTGTTCCGCTCACTGGCAGACCCGCCGACCACAACTTTGCAGCGGCTGAAGGGCATCATCACAGGAAGTCTTCCCACGTTTGTCGACGCTGGGCAGAACTTCGCCAGCTTCGAGATTTCAGAAGACAACATCGTCGACCAGCTGGTACGGGCAGGTAGGAAGGTCGTCTTCATGGGCGATGACACCTGGATGAATCTCTTCAAAGACAAGTTTCACAAGGCGTTTCCTTTCCCGTCGTTTAACGTGAAGGACCTGCATACTGTGGATGAAGGAATCCTCACTCACCTCTTGCCAGAAGTCAGGCGGAAAGACTGGGATGTGATCATCGCCCACTTTCTGGGCGTTGATCACTGTGGTCACTGGCTGGGCCCCTATCACCCCTCGATGGCCAAGAAACTGAGCCAGATGAACTCCGTCATTGA GTCTGTCATGCAGAAATTAGAGGAGGACACCATCTTGTTTGTGCTGGGTGACCACGGGATGACGAAGACTGGAGACCATGGAGGTGACAGTCCAGAGGAACGGTCTGCTGCCCTCTTTGTGTACAGTTCGCGACAGTTCATTGACTCTACAGACATCACtggaaaa AAGATACCTGACACAGTCTCCCAGATTGACTTTGTGCCGACGCTCTCCCTGCTGCTTGGGGTTCCCATTCCCTTCTCCAGTCTAGGCTCCATCATCACCCCACTCTTCAGCCTCACCCCGTCACGTGCAGACAGTGAGAGTGAGTCAAAAGGTCTGCCAGCTCCTTTGCGGAAGGGGTTCCACCGCGTGGAAGCACTCCGGACTAATGCTCGGCAG ATTAACCTGTATATCAAGTCGTATGCAGAGGTGGCAGGGGAATTCCCTTCAGATGTTCACAGTGGTTTGAGAGAAGTGTTTGAGGAAACAGAGAAGAAATTCCTTCACTTCACAAAACTAATCAACAGTGGATCTCCGGCAGTGATTACCTCTGGTTCCCTTGATGAGATAGAGGAAGACTACAAAAAGTATATCGTTGGTGTCCGGGAAATGTGCCATGGGGTGTGGGCGAAGTTTGAGATGGTATATGTCTATGAAGGCGTGCTCCTGGTGGTCTTGGCTATCGCGGCTAGTATTGTCATCGTCTTCATGCAGCAGTATGCTGATGCCGATCAGGCTGATGCTTTCCTGGAGAGCCTTCTGCAGAAGATACTTTTATGGACAGGGTGTGCACTCATCGGTGGTATCTTCCTCGGCGTGACAAGCCTCCCACGTGCTACAACCCTGGTATTCATCCCTGCTATGGCATCGGTGGTTGCACTGCTGTCGCATCTCGTTGATGAAGTCTCCAGCATTGATACATCCAAAGTGTGGAGATCTTGCACCTTGTCGTCTCTGCTGCAAGTCCTCTTCGTGCTCTCCCCTCTCCTGCTCCACAGCGCTCTCCTCACGTCGGATAGCTTTGTCATCAACGAAGGCAAAGCTGTCGTCTTCCTCGTGCAGTCTGCCATCTTATTTCCACTCCTGGCCTATTCTCTGCGTCGCTACGACACATTCTTCGCTGACAAACCTAAAGGCAGAAGTGCTTTCAGCTTTGGTAAGTTGATACATGGTCCTAACCTTCGTGTGATTCTCTTGGGACTCGCAGCGATGACGTGTGTGAGATTGAGCAGCGTGTTTGTGTCCTGTCGAGAGGAGCAGTACTGGTGCACCCCTTCAAACTTCCTCCAGCCCCTGACGGCTTTGCCATCAGAGTTGTCAGACTTCCGTGGCCATCGCTACTTACTCTCCATCGCATGCATTGCTGCCTTGCCATCTTTCCTCATCTACTTCCTCAATCGCCAGGGCAACCTGAGTGGTAGTACGGGACAGGTCCACGCCATCCGCTATGCCCTCCCTCTGGCAAGCATCTGCATCTGCATGTATTGGGGCCAGCAAGCAATACCCCCAAAGATGCAGGAGCAGACGCCCCCATGGCAACAGGTTGTGTTTCCTCAGGTTATGTACGCCATGATCATAGCAGCAGCCATCACGCAGTGGGTGTGGCCACTCAACCTCCTCATCGTAAGGAGGACCCGCAGTACAAATAATACCCCCTCCACCAACAGTGCGGTCCGTCCTACTAGAGGGAACCAAGGGGAAGTGACCCACAGGACAAACAACTCACGCCACAGAGACAGCAGCACAGCCACAGAAGAATCAGATTCACTGCACCGTAATGATAGGGACGTAGAGGGTGAGCCTCCCCCGCTAGTATATGGACTAGCAAATGTCTTCAGCGCCTCGTACCTGCACGTCACCGTGGCCTTGGCTCTCCTGATAGCAATCTTGAACTGTGATGGAGTGGCTCCATCTGTCCTTCTTATGGTAATAGAGGGCCTCCTTTATCTTGAAATCTATGCAGGCACAAGAAGAAAACAGCTCGCTCCCCTCAGAGCAATGTCTAACTTGTACAGAATAG GGTTTTTCCGTGTGCCCTGGTATGTGACAGCAGGTTGGTCAGTCATGGCAACCCAGTATTTCTTTGCCACTGGCCACCAGGCAACCTTCACGGCCATCAAGTTCGAGTCAGCTTACACAGGCTTCGACGGAGACTTCCCTCGCTACCTGTACATCATTCCCGCCACCCTTGTCAGCTTAAATACTTTTGGTGCTCAG atatTCTTTGCAGCCACCCTCCCCCTTATTCTCATTTGGCCGTTCACCCGGGGTCTGTGGGCAACAGGTCAAAAGGTCAACTCTGAGGAGGAGCAGCAGGGGGAGCTAAACCTGCACACGTACTCAGCGGAAGCTATGAGGGCGCTCTTCCAAACTTGCCTCATGTTCCTTGTATTCCAGGCCTGCGAT CTTATGGGTACCATGGTTGCGGCGGCCATCTTGCGCCGCCACCTAATGGCCTGGAGCGTGTTTGCACCGAGATTCATCTTCCAGGGTGTGTCCTTTTGTCTTGTCACTCCAACTGTCCTCATCACCTTCCTCTTCTTTACCAACATCAAGAGATGCCTTTCGCGCTGGGTAGAGAGCATTGCATCTGACTGA
- the LOC140232992 gene encoding ankyrin and armadillo repeat-containing protein-like encodes MNDLDENGWSHIHHAAHHGYIKSIEKFVGASEDQLEFPTNDERLMTPLLLAVESGKLDTVECLVRLGADLRYQNHENQGPVEIAALKQYIDILHFFIKHDHKDLPVWPKMVKLLSSHSDDEAEAAGKMLVLLTKPVDQGLNPNWEPLVQVNAVPIMVKIFNSMISDKAKLYTFTILLNIIEAMIVKEQIVKADGIPTTLKMLSGKDREIVYASACVLCHLASVKEFIVQMFSHGAIPILVKLWQTSNDIDILVQVTETLALIANANHEYQQTIGTSSGAITSVVGLFENRTSKALLLALTRAVSNIVRQDTNNQDLFVDEGGASALISLANMRHSDIQLSAITAIHMLAQDNPHTQKTILEEGGVIPIMQLLKRSGAPNVHVCTASALWALAGEDVDERRSMAGMIGVNLLIDFLNAQAENDILHYIGAEGLAVLAQGPLNKQDTIANANGVQPLVRLLRSPKEHIVLSTIRALRHLCIGIGFIPHTKNQNTILGARGIRYLVALMVHSRNELVKVESALTLGYCSVGNPEVMTDISENGDFDYIHILRRLHSGDKLVRLLAGSALAAFAYNNVAQQREIAESGGIRYHSFVPFLESSDEFFRCNAAFQVVILARIIPDEDQATTSAIGIKLLVDLLEQSQNPIILALTAGCLARLAHTRAGVPAAVVSIRSVDILCQMMLAENEQVRGSAAIALGYLSYNHKAERQLLNKCRQDPYLFKVLRYYTQNYRLSPAFLEAWKHYQHIGLPPIDTSLKPCLVGKKAIPFLNNVKNPNGRRFTILSSGELTGLSHQPSSPTNPLSSNFLDDATVITETATNNPGSVAFAGTALGGTTGDFSAESGQRAASTNTSGQRRQWSQPSTARSRMSSRDVAIT; translated from the exons ATGAATGACCTGGACGAGAATGGCTGGAGCCACATCCACCATGCCGCTCACCATGGCTACATCAAGTCCATTGAAAAGTTTGTCGGGGCCAGCGAGGACCAGCTGGAATTCCCAACTAATGATGAGCGCCTCATGACCCCGCTGTTGCTGGCAGTGGAAAGTGGGAAGCTGGACACGGTGGAATGTCTGGTGAGACTCGGTGCCGACCTCCGCTACCAGAATCACGAGAACCAGGGCCCCGTTGAGATTGCTGCCCTCAAGCAGTACATTGACATCCTGCACTTCTTTATCAAGCATGACCACAAGGACTTGCCCGTGTGGCCCAAGATGGTGAAGCTCCTGTCGTCGCACTCTGACGATGAAGCCGAGGCAGCAGGGAAGATGCTTGTGCTTCTGACCAAGCCAGTAGACCAGGGACTGAATCCCAACTGGGAGCCCCTTGTCCAAGTCAACGCCGTGCCCATCATGGTGAAGATATTCAACTCCATGATTTCTGACAAGGCCAAGTTGTACACGTTCACCATCCTCCTCAATATCATAGAAGCCATGATCGTGAAAGAGCAGATTGTGAAAGCTGATGGTATCCCAACCACGCTGAAGATGCTGTCTGGCAAAGATAGGGAAATAGTGTATGCGTCAGCCTGTGTTCTATGCCACTTAGCATCAGTTAAAGAGTTCATAGTGCAGATGTTCTCGCATGGGGCAATTCCTATACTTGTCAAGTTGTGGCAGACAAGTAACGATATAGATATTCTTGTTCAAGTAACTGAAACACTTGCTTTGATTGCAAACGCTAACCATGAATATCAGCAGACCATAGGAACATCATCAGGGGCAATAACATCGGTGGTCGGACTATTTGAGAATCGAACCTCAAAGGCTCTGCTCCTCGCTCTGACGAGAGCGGTGAGCAACATTGTCAGGCAAGACACGAACAACCAAGACCTATTTGTAGATGAAGGAGGAGCATCGGCATTGATTTCACTCGCCAATATGAGGCATAGTGATATCCAGCTGAGTGCGATCACTGCCATACACATGTTGGCCCAGGACAACCCTCACACACAGAAGACCATCTTGGAGGAAGGTGGGGTTATCCCCATCATGCAGCTCTTGAAGCGAAGTGGGGCCCCAAACGTCCACGTCTGTACCGCCAGCGCTCTGTGGGCGCTCGCCGGCGAGGACGTGGACGAGCGGCGTTCCATGGCAGGCATGATCGGCGTGAATCTCCTCATCGACTTCCTCAATGCTCAGGCTGAAAATGACATTCTCCACTACATTGGGGCAGAAGGCCTGGCCGTGTTGGCCCAAGGACCCCTCAACAAGCAGGACACCATTGCCAATGCTAATGGTGTGCAGCCGCTGGTGAGACTTCTGCGATCGCCCAAGGAGCACATAGTCCTCAGCACGATCAGGGCCTTGCGGCACCTGTGCATCGGTATCGGCTTCATCCCGCACACAAAGAACCAAAACACCATTCTTGGGGCAAGAGGCATACGCTACCTCGTCGCACTCATGGTGCACTCCAGAAATGAGCTGGTCAAAGTAGAGTCTGCCCTTACATTGGGATATTGCAGTGTTG GAAACCCTGAGGTGATGACTGACATCAGCGAGAATGGGGACTTTGACTACATCCACATCCTGAGGCGCCTCCACTCTGGCGACAAACTCGTTCGGCTCCTGGCTGGTAGCGCCCTGGCGGCCTTTGCCTACAACAACGTGGCTCAGCAGCGGGAGATTGCGGAGTCTGGGGGAATCCGCTACCACTCCTTCGTGCCGTTCCTGGAGTCCAGTGATGAGTTCTTCCGCTGCAACGCAGCATTTCAG GTGGTTATCTTGGCCCGCATCATCCCAGACGAGGACCAGGCCACGACGTCGGCCATTGGCATTAAGCTCCTTGTGGACCTATTGGAGCAGTCTCAGAACCCCATCATCCTGGCTCTTACGGCTGGCTGTCTGGCCAGACTTGCACACACTAGAGCAg GTGTTCCGGCAGCAGTGGTGTCCATTAGGTCTGTGGACATCCTGTGTCAAATGATGCTGGCAGAAAATGAACAAGTCCGGGGATCAGCAGCCATAGCTCTGGGCTACCTCAGCTACAACCACAAGGCAGAGAGGCAGCTTCTGAACAA GTGCAGGCAAGACCCATATCTCTTCAAGGTGCTTCGATACTACACCCAGAACTACCGGCTGTCTCCAGCCTTCCTCGAAGCCTGGAAACACTACCAACACATTGGTCTCCCTCCCATAGA CACCTCCCTGAAGCCGTGTCTGGTTGGCAAGAAGGCCATCCCTTTCCTGAACAATGTCAAAAATCCAAATG GGCGTCGGTTCACGATACTGAGCTCTGGGGAGCTGACTGGCCTGAGTCACCAACCAAGTTCACCCACGAACCCATTGAGTTCCAACTTTCTTGATGATGCCACCGTCATCACGGAGACGGCCACCAACAATCCCGGCAGCGTGGCCTTTGCGGGCACCGCACTCGGCGGCACCACGGGCGACTTCTCTGCAGAGAGTGGGCAGCGGGCGGCGTCAACGAACACCAGCGGGCAGCGCCGCCAGTGGAGCCAGCCCTCCACCGCCAGAAGTAGGATGTCATCCAGGGATGTTGCCATCACCTGA